Genomic DNA from Salvia miltiorrhiza cultivar Shanhuang (shh) chromosome 1, IMPLAD_Smil_shh, whole genome shotgun sequence:
GTTTCTTGAAACACAGAATGCAACAGATCTTCCAACTATATCATGAGAAGTTCTGAATGGTATTCCCTGTACAGAGCACCGTGTTCTGCCATTAGCTACGACTAGCCAACGAACATTTTATGATATTTACATTGTCAGGTTCTTGGCAGAAGAGAGCGCTTTCAACAACAAAATATACAATGGTGCCTCTCAATCTGATAGTCATGCATTATTAACAGCATTCGTATATAGCACAGTCAAAGGGCATAATTGTGTTTTCAGTTGTTCACTTTGAATTTGTCTCTTTATTAAGGAAAAAAGCCCTATTTCTGATCCACATCCAGACTGCAGTTTTGTGTTTGACTAGTTGATATTATGATGCCAGCAACATAGACTTGCTATCTTAATTAATTCTTATGCCCCATTGATAGAAATACTTCTATGTGAAAACAGCACTATGTTTACAGCAGTGACAATTACATACTGTGTGAATGAATATAGAGTGTGGTTTTGCAACGGGATATACCTTTTTGACAAGGTAGTCTGCAAGTGTTGTAGCATCAAGGTGACCAGCTGGTAGAGCACTCCTTATCCTGTCCTGATTGAAAGTTATATTTTCAGCAAATTCTGCAGACACTTCGAGCATTCCCATTATTGTTTTGACACTGTCAAATACAGGTTCTTTGTCTTCCTGTTCGAGAAGACAAAATAATGAGTTCCTATGCAAAACAACATAAGTGTGAACTTGAGAGGCACACCGGGCATCGTTTTGTACACTAATGTTATATTAAACATTGTTAGACATGCACCAACACTAGCTAGAGCCACGAGCAGCTCAATTCaaaaaatgtcatttatattGGATTTAACCTGTAAATCCCGATTGTATGCATGAGGAAGACCCTTGCACAGCACAAGAAGTGAAACCAGGTCCCCTATAACCCTAGCAGATTTCCCTCGGACGAGTTCCATTGGGTCTGGGTTCTTTTTCTGAGGCATTATACTGCTTCCAGTTGAAACAGAGTCACTAGGAATGATAAAGCCAAATTCTTCTGATGCCCATAACACCCATTCTTCACCAAGACGAGAAAGGTGGACAGCTGTAATGGAGTTTGCAGAAAGGAACTCCAACACAAAATCTCGATCTGAAACTGCATCAATGCTGTTTCATATAAATGTTACCAAAAATAAGAGAAAGCAAAAAAATCAACATGGGGGCCTAGAGCAacagaaaaaaacaaataatactccctccgtccactaattcaaggcctacatgaaaaaacacgggttttaagaaaatgtgtatttttattagttgagtggagaaagggacccacaaaatgtattgtttattgattgagtggagaaagggacccacaaattgtattatttattagttgagtggagaaaaagtgtattgattGTTGGGACcaaccaattaaaatatgaataaaaacttactaaaaatagataggccttgagttggtggacggaccaaaaaggaaagtaggccttgaattagtggacggaggaagtaataataataataataataataataataataataataataataataataataataataataataataataataaataaaaattacctAGACGAATATATGGAATTATCAACAATAACTTagtcataactcaaaccaagtCATTGTATAGTAAAATGGACATGGAAACACGGCCTATATCTGCCAAATCCTTCCTATGCTACTACAATATCAacatttgaaaaacaattcaaagaTTCTGAATTAGCTTTAGAacggaaaaagaaaaacacgCATTCCATGCAAAGACTCTCTCCCACCTGTTTCTCATGGGGGCTGTGAAACCAAGAGCTTCGGAAGTCATAAATCTATCGATGGGCAAGCCAGTTCCAGCTAATGCACAAGCGCCCAGGGGACAAAAATTAAGTCTTGCACGGCAATCCAGTAAACGTAGTGCATCACGTTCAAGCTACAATACATGATTGATCCACTTATTATGCACTtgatctttttttattttttttgagatacAGGATACATATCATATCAtgaaattgaatatatattgcAAAGAATTAACCAAGCTAGACTATAACCAAACCAATAACCAAGCAAGtacaataaaatagaaatacaaCCCACATGCCGGTGGGACTTGAACCAATGACCTCTTGCAAGAGAGAGATTGGTTTCTCAGTTTTGCCACTGACTAGACCTCATCAACTCTTTGAAGTATCTCTAGACTCTAGTATAAGAAAATGAATAGCTGGTCCTCTCACCCACGAGCCTATACACAAAAATTTAACTTCGGATAGACGCAAAGCATTTCAATTCatactatatagtatatatcATGAACACGAGAACAAAAGCAGGCAGTGAAAAATATGTGATTCCACCTTACAAAGACTACTAGAATTTGCAAAAGACATTTTATATAGTTTCTTTAAAAAAACTGACATTTTATATAGTCAAAATAATAAGACTATCTGAAGAAAGAACAGTAATACAGCATAACCTAACAAGGACCAAACTTTAGACAAATTTAAGTCTTCTTTTGAATAATGAAAGCAGTGCAGCTATGAAGCTCCCAAACAGTATAACCAAAATCAGGCATACATACACAAGTCACAgaattgatgagtttgcttAGGTAAGACATCTAGGATATCCATTAAACTAATTGAAATTTTTTATGACTTTGATGTTGTTGTCTAAGTCTAACCCCACCACACCATATACTCTTCTTCCTTGACCATATTTATACACAAGTAATAACCAGAAAGCTCATCATATTATAGTACGGTTGAATCAACTAACTGGCTCAACGTATGCCAAAAGAAGATGCGGCAGAAGAACAGGTTGTGCCCTCTGCATATGAGTGTACCCTGGAACTATGAGATTCTCATTCTTCAAAGCCAATTTCACCAAAGCAGCCTGTAGAATGCACAAAACAAATGTCTAAGTAAGAACAAGACAAGAAAATCAGCATGGATATGAAGAATGCTACAAACTTGGCAGAGAATCATGAAACATCAGACATGTTAAACAACACTTTGATTCCACGTAAGAAGAGATGCATTGAATTGAGACTCGATATCATCAGTATTCCCGAACACACCAAAGCCACAATCCgttcattttgaaaaaaatccAGAGAAAATCAGAGGCCAAGTAAGAAACAGAACAAGATACTACTAAAAACTACCTGAAGTTTCCTTATTCTTAAAACAATTGCATCAGCAGCGTCCCGACACCAGAGGCGAAAATCGGTGCAAACTTGATCATTCCTACTGCGTGCTgtgtgaagcttcttggcggGCTCGCCAACCAAGTCGGTAAGAGCAGCTTCGATGTTCATATGCACATCCTCTCGATCAGTCCTCCACACGAACTCTCCCCTCTCAATTTGCCCCTTAATCACATCAAGACCGTCTAAGATTTTGTCCCTATCATCGTCGGAAATCAATccctacaacaacaacaatagcaAAGGCGCGATCAACAGCGAATACGCATACTGTTAAAAGCAAAAATGAGTACCTGACGAGCAAGCATTGAGGCGTGGGCGCGGCTGCCCAAAATGTCGTGCTTGTAGAGGGCTTTATCGAATGAGATTGACTCGGTGAATTTCTCGACGGCGTCGGTGACGCTGTCCTCGAAGCGGCCGCCCCAGAGCTTGGCCTCCTTGGAGCTCATCTGGATGGCGGCGGCGGAGAATGTGCGGCGGGGAATGGAGGGCGTGGGAGTTGGGGCTCTGAGAATGGGGGCGGCGGAGAAGGGTTTGGAGAGAAATGGGAGGGCTTCGGCGGCGGGAAACAAGAGCGACTCCATCATTGTAAATAGGGCAAATGGGGTGTCGGGGTTTAGTCGAATGTTTTCTTGCTCCGTCGTCACTATACTAAACGCTTttcttaattttctattttcgtGCATTCATGAATATTTTCTTAGGGGttattgccgtaaaatacatcaagtttgtcaattttttaatttatatcatgaattttttttttggccaaaaaattCATGAAATTATGATTGATTCTTAAATATCCCACGGCGAGTGACTCCGACAAAAATCGAAACTTATGTGGCATTTAGGTGGCTTATGTGGCATAGATGTGGCATTTAGGTGGCTTATGTGGCATTAAAAATCACCTACCTTACCCCAAACACCCTGACCCCCCCTCCCCTTCTTCCCCAAACCCGTCGCCTACCCCAAACACCCTGACGGCCTGAACCCCCTCCCCTTCCCCAAACCCGTCAACCACCACCTCCCAAACCCATCCTCCAGGACCGCCGCCATCCTGAATCCATCATCGGTCACCGCCGCGGCCGCGAGAAGAAGGCGACTGCGCTACCCCTACCcctctttcttcttcctcacaACAACCCCCTCCCCTTCTTCTCGATCTCTCACTCTGCTCCATCAAATCCACCGTCGCCTTTGAGCGGCGTGGACGGATGATGTCTCTTCCCTTTCACCATAATTATCCCCTTCAACCTAGGGCACGATCTCGGAGGCCGCGATTTAGGTGGCCTAGGGCGCGATTTGCAGACGGGTGCCGTGATTTGGGGTGGCCTAGGGCGCGATTTCGGAAATCGCCATTTGTAGAGGAAGGCCGCGATTTGAAGGTGGCGATTTGAAGAGGGAGGCCGCGTTGCAGAGCGGCGGTGGGTGGTTTCTGCGGCTGACGACGCCGGGGAAAGGGAGGAGGGCGGCGGCTCTGcgtgtgtctgtgtgtgtgtgagagagagagagagagagagaggcggtgagagagagagacatggGATGGTTAATGGATGAGAgggtggcggtggcggcggcggcgacgacgctGCCGTCGCGcggagaaggaagaagggggagGGGCCGTGCGTGTGCGTGCGGCGCAGtgggtgtgtgcgtgtgtttgtgtgtgtgtctgagagagagaggtgtgtgtgtgtgtgtgtgatttggcCGCCACATTGGCAATTCCGGCAGCCACGTTGGGAATGCCGGCAGCCACCTCAGATTAATTTGGGCAAAATTATAAATGGTGGGATATTTAAGAAtcaattataaattcatgtatttttttgccaaaaaaaaagctcatgatataaaccagaaaattagcaaacttgatgtattttatggcaataaccccatTTTCttactacattttttttaataatttcatcaactatcaattttataatttcaacGCATTGTCATTAATGAGttcatcattttcaaaaataatttaatttattatcatCACTTTTTCTAATTTATGCAATTCATTCTTCActcattaaatatataaaacaaaaaaaataaaaaataaaaaaatcttaaaaataTATGTCTATTCCCTCTTTAAAAGATGTTTCATGGATGAAAGGAGTAGTTTGCAAATTACAAAATGATAAAtcattctcttctcttttctaaaaataaattgaaagatAAATTATATTTGAGAAATTAAATTAGATCAAAAAATTCATACTTTTAAAATAGTGGCAATATACAAAACTACCCGAATATTTAAAACTTTTACCCACTTTTTGAAAATCCTCCACTCTATACCCATTTCAATTTTATACTATTTCTTTTGAAAATGACAATCTGAAAAGTGGTGGGTGTGTGTAAGATAACAGAATTTATTCCTTCACCTACCTAGCATTAAATTCAAAACGCAACATTTTCTTGTTTCTTTCCATTTGACCCATCTACAAGTAGGGTTTGGAGATATTTCTCAATTACCGCCGCTGCAAGTAGACAAAGGAGGTTCCAAAAAAATACCGCCGCAAGCGTCTGAAACCTCTCGTCGTCTCCCTTCGCCTCGCCGTCTTCGCCATCTCCGCCTCGATCTCGTCATCTCCCTGTCGCCTCTCGCCGTCTCCCTTTGCCTCGCCGTCTTCGCCATCTCCCTCTCGCCTCTCGCCGTCTCCCTTTCGCCTCTCGTCGTCTTCCTCTCGCCTCGTCGTCTCCCTCTCTCCACTGAACTCAGGCTCTCGCCGTTTCCATCTCGCCTCTCAAAAAATTCAGGCTCTGAACGAACTCAGCCTCTGTCTCGCCGGCTTCGTTTTTTCGGTGAATGTTCTCTAACTCCCTCTCGGCTTTCTACCGGCGAACTATCAGCTACCGCCTGAAATCTCGTCAGCTTCTCTCTCGCCTCTCTCCATTCCGTCATGGATGCACCACAAGAGGTATTA
This window encodes:
- the LOC131007055 gene encoding argininosuccinate lyase, chloroplastic, whose amino-acid sequence is MMESLLFPAAEALPFLSKPFSAAPILRAPTPTPSIPRRTFSAAAIQMSSKEAKLWGGRFEDSVTDAVEKFTESISFDKALYKHDILGSRAHASMLARQGLISDDDRDKILDGLDVIKGQIERGEFVWRTDREDVHMNIEAALTDLVGEPAKKLHTARSRNDQVCTDFRLWCRDAADAIVLRIRKLQAALVKLALKNENLIVPGYTHMQRAQPVLLPHLLLAYVEPLERDALRLLDCRARLNFCPLGACALAGTGLPIDRFMTSEALGFTAPMRNSIDAVSDRDFVLEFLSANSITAVHLSRLGEEWVLWASEEFGFIIPSDSVSTGSSIMPQKKNPDPMELVRGKSARVIGDLVSLLVLCKGLPHAYNRDLQEDKEPVFDSVKTIMGMLEVSAEFAENITFNQDRIRSALPAGHLDATTLADYLVKKGIPFRTSHDIVGRSVAFCVSRNCRLEDLSLDELRSISPTFDKDVYEYLGVEKAIQNFSSYGSTGSECVSKQLDYWIAKLELSR